From a region of the Clupea harengus chromosome 9, Ch_v2.0.2, whole genome shotgun sequence genome:
- the rtn4rl1b gene encoding reticulon-4 receptor-like 1b — MFKRGCGLEFLLVFCGLELSWSCPRHCICYTGPSTVSCQSHNFLSVPEGIPPHSERIFLQNNKIHRLLRSHFSPTTVTLWIYSNNITYIEPSTFHGFSVLEELDLGDNRHLRSLDSETFRGLNRLHALHLYRCGLSVLPTDIFQGLRNLQYLYLQDNHLEFLQDDIFVDLHNLSHLFLHGNRLWSLHQNTFRGLGALDRLLLHHNRLQWVDRQAFHDLRRLTTLYLFNNSLTELSGECLSLLPALEYLRLNDNPWECDCKAMSLWDWLKKFRGSTSAVGCMAPADTAGKDLKQMRKEDFPNCSGSESLHQSNTWASTDKVSLKKEPPPPQPPHTRPHHPHHSGPYPSPPSPLPHPPTSINGEHAGSGGLPGVAPPQRSGGRSRNCTRQRAKGGKGRGLNDVHTLNEMTDKEYSSPDFGDGRGGKHDPTTPDGSTPRRKHKCTPRTSMGPPSGVQQPTDWAPPQWPGPLLCSLLAVLAPLTTELILR; from the exons GCTGCGGGCTGGAGTTCCTGCTGGTGTTTTGCGGTCTGGAGCTGTCCTGGTCGTGCCCGCGCCACTGCATCTGCTACACGGGGCCCAGCACCGTCAGCTGCCAGTCGCACAACTTCTTGTCGGTGCCAGAGGGCATCCCGCCGCACAGCGAGCGCATCTTCCTGCAGAACAACAAGATCCACCGGCTGCTGCGCAGCCACTTCAGCCCCACCACCGTCACGCTGTGGATCTACTCCAACAACATCACCTACATCGAGCCCAGCACATTCCACGGCTTCTCcgtgctggaggagctggacctGGGGGACAATCGGCACCTGCGCTCCCTGGACTCGGAGACCTTCCGTGGTCTGAACCGCCTCCACGCACTGCACCTGTACCGCTGCGGCCTCAGCGTGCTGCCGACTGACATCTTCCAAGGCCTGCGCAATCTGCAGTATCTCTACCTGCAG gaCAACCATTTGGAGTTTCTGCAGGACGACATCTTTGTAGACCTGCATAACCTGAGCCACCTGTTCCTGCATGGCAACCGGCTGTGGAGCCTGCACCAGAACACCTTCAGGGGCCTGGGCGCCCTCGACCGGCTGCTGCTCCACCACAACCGGCTCCAGTGGGTGGACCGGCAGGCCTTCCACGACCTGCGGCGCCTCACCACACTCTACCTGTTCAACAACTCCCTGACGGAGCTGAGCGGCGAGTGCCTGTCCCTGCTGCCGGCCCTGGAGTACCTGCGGCTCAACGACAACCCGTGGGAGTGCGACTGCAAGGCGATGTCGCTGTGGGACTGGCTGAAGAAGTTCCGCGGCTCCACGTCAGCAGTGGGCTGCATGGCCCCGGCCGACACGGCGGGCAAGGACCTGAAGCAGATGCGCAAGGAGGACTTCCCCAACTGCTCGGGCTCGGAGTCGCTGCACCAGAGCAACACCTGGGCCAGCACAGATAAGGTGTCTCTGAAGAAGGAGCCCCCGCCACCCCAGCCGCCGCACACCAggccccaccacccccaccacagcGGACCGTACCCCTCCCCGCCCTCACCTCTGCCCCACCCGCCCACCTCCATCAACGGGGAGCACGCTGGTTCGGGGGGTTTGCCGGGCGTGGCACCCCCGCAGAGGTCCGGTGGCCGCTCACGGAACTGCACCCGCCAGCGCGCCAAGGGGGGCAAGGGCCGGGGCCTGAACGACGTGCACACCCTGAATGAGATGACCGACAAGGAGTACTCCTCACCTGACTTCGGCGACGGCAGAGGCGGGAAGCACGACCCCACCACCCCGGATGGCTCCACCCCGCGGAGGAAGCACAAGTGCACCCCTCGGACCTCTATGGGACCCCCTAGTGGGGTGCAGCAGCCCACCGACTGGGCGCCTCCGCAGTGGCCCGGGCCTCTCCTCTGCAGCTTGCTGGCTGTGCTAGCGCCCCTAACCACGGAACTCATCCTGCGCTGA